In a genomic window of Clavelina lepadiformis chromosome 7, kaClaLepa1.1, whole genome shotgun sequence:
- the LOC143466255 gene encoding clathrin light chain-like isoform X1 codes for MADLFGDDFEATEQPPPLPQQEEDPAAAFLAQQENEIAGLENDVLAFESNEQPAVNGFDVTGDAPPPAGDDFFNVQDMGAAEPPPMTNGDEFVGGEMEEHMDPSQAYAAIAAADARLEQLRSEPEKIRIWREENTKLLAEKDREAERKQQELLAQAQKELEDWDRNRQEQVEKTKESNRTAEKQFVQERDQSTPGTEWERVSKLCDFNPKVSKGNKDVSRMRSSLLHLKQNPRPVNVTMEAASN; via the exons ATGGCTGATTTATTTGGAGATGATTTTGAAGCAACTGAACAGCCTCCTCCTCTGCCCCAACAAGAAGAGGATCCAGCTGCTGCGTTTCTAGCACAGCAAGAGAATGAAATAGCTG GTCTTGAAAATGATGTGCTTGCTTTTGAAAGCAATGAACAACCAGCAGTGAATGGATTTGATGTTACCGGAGATGCTCCCCCTCCAGCTGGTG ATGACTTCTTCAATGTGCAAGACATGGGTGCTGCTGAGCCACCACCTATGACAAACGGTGATGAGTTTGTCGGTGGGGAAATGGAAGAACATATGGATCCATCACAGGCGTATGCCGCAATTGCAGCAGCAGATGCTCGGTTAGAACAACTTCGATCAGAACCAGAGAAGATTCGAATCTGGAGAGAAGAAAACACTAAATTGTTGGCAGAGAAAG ACCGCGAGGCTGAGCGAAAGCAGCAAGAATTACTTGCTCAAGCACAAAAAGAGCTGGAAGACTGGGATCGCAACAGGCAAGAGCAAGTGGAAAAAACTAAGGAAAGCAATAG AACTGCTGAGAAACAGTTCGTCCAGGAACGTGACCAGTCTACACCTGGTACAGAATGGGAAAGAGTGTCAAAGTTGTGCGATTTCAATCCAAAAGTATCAAAAGGAAACAAGGATGTGTCGCGCATGCGATCCAGTTTATTGCACTTGAAACAAAACCCACGTCCTGTCAATGTGACGATGGAAGCAGCCAGCAATTGA
- the LOC143466252 gene encoding uncharacterized protein LOC143466252: protein MKDTMNGVTDANNVRPPSRIRRDKSRSSSKLKWNEVSTVHDRPSVQNPSLKVQDYEPGYALRKIALLYEKNQNEEVASLIKNLSTATLNKVYPEFPIEMFIEGIPHTLCIINSLYSRVFTEDPNHFPSDKLSLGSLITQIVKLYARSMSSDMPKLKQWDIMEGQCKNLLKVAGYVDGVGILKMLRHRRRCLERALEGLGEHGLVEVETSAIGVEEINTELMPMSSALRVELDRMIANCKLSMQKLLQTTRSLSRRDSNCSSQSPTRKGAVFSFDSNKGERNSNTLERPSDCNHQRMMQYTSANIQERLYKNKAVLNVIEPTMNYAQLPHIVSVLQDRIECDKDLLLTFSQLRKEIITVPADAKLAPALNHYSKAFNAVINVLKEFVPDDPGTPETLSTSGFRSDTESSVSPTKSKASSQASRSHNGSFDEVANDRIHQNNVDASSDSASNHTLKPRNNAPSYEAVALLQRECDKLRHELHRAQKSIDRLRVREKELVERLSRQAQRSFDGGSGKFEDLSSGQARPSELARAFRNLYSDGRLQALDALDEVCRTDDDIKSKLLFSVMVLSFRSCTDTLDHVHHNLHNIMCASRMGGNAKHDAAVREVETAFSNYLKKTTQQYDTSKNVEDVFNQICDALYDKPRLTQSTALRSYVKECINLSWSIAVQRPPLFLEYDASTFDTQKHDRFHTSDRASDQIVSYLWPSLLEKQSAKCVAKGIVVTGV from the exons ATGAAGGACACTATGAATGGAGTTACTGATGCAAACAATGTTCGTCCACCATCACGAATTCGAAGAGATAAATCAAGATCGAGTTCAAAGTTAAAATGGAATGAAGTCTCAACTGTTCATGATCGGCCTTCAGT GCAAAATCCAAGTTTAAAAGTGCAAGATTACGAACCGGGATACGCACTGCGCAAAATTGCGCTTCTTTACGAGAAGAATCAAAATGAAGAAGTTGCATCCCTTATCAAGAATTTGTCAACTGCAACTTTGAACAAAGTTTACCCTGAATTCCCTATAGAAATGTTCATTGAAGGAATACCTCACACTCTTTGCATCATCAATTCGTTGTATTCTCGAGTATTTACAGAG GATCCAAATCATTTCCCAAGTGATAAATTATCATTAGGAAGTCTTATCACACAAATTGTGAAGTTGTATGCTCGCAGCATGTCCAGTGACATGCCTAAACTGAAACAGTGGGATATCATGGAAGGACagtgcaaaaatttgttaaag GTCGCAGGTTACGTGGATGGTGTTGGGATATTGAAGATGTTGCGTCATCGACGACGATGTCTTGAACGAGCCTTGGAGGGCCTTGGGGAGCATGGCTTAGTAGAAGTTGAAACGTCAGCAATAGGAGTCGAAGAAATTAACACAGAGTTAATGCCCATGTCTTCTGCACTTAGAGTTGAATTAGACAGAATGATAGCAAATTGTAAATTATCCATGCAAAAGTTATTGCAAACGACTCGATCTTTATCTCGTCGTGACTCAAATTGCTCTTCACAATCACCAACAAGAAAGGGTGCTGTTTTTTCATTTGACTCTAACAAAGGTGAAAGGAATTCAAACACACTAGAAAGACCTTCAGATTGCAATCATCAAAGGATGATGCAATACACATCAGCAAATATACAg GAACGTCTTTACAAGAAcaaagctgttttaaatgtaatCGAGCCAACAATGAATTATGCGCAACTTCCCCATATTGTGTCAGTACTGCAG GATCGCATAGAATGTGACAAAGACCTTCTTTTGACATTTTCACAATTACGCAAAGAAATTATAACTGTGCCTGCTGATGCCAAACTTGCTCCTGCTTTAAATCATTATTCAAAAGCATTTAACGCCGTTATTAATGTTTTGAAA GAATTTGTACCTGATGACCCTGGAACTCCTGAAACTTTATCAACAAGTGGTTTTCGAAGTGACACTGAATCCAGCGTGAGCCCAACAAAATCAAAGGCTTCTTCTCAAGCATCAAGAAGTCACAACG gtTCATTTGATGAAGTTGCAAATGACCGAATCCATCAAAACAATGTTGATGCTTCGTCAG ATTCGGCATCAAACCATACGTTAAAACCCCGTAACAATGCTCCGTCGTATGAAGCAGTTGCTTTGTTGCAACGTGAATGTGATAAGCTTCGCCATGAGCTTCATCGAGCTCAAAAATCAATCGATCGTCTTCGAGTTAGAGAAAAAGAATTAGTTGAAAG ACTATCAAGACAAGCTCAACGCTCATTTGATGGTGGAAGTGGAAAATTTGAAGATTTAAGCTCAGGTCAAGCTCGTCCTAGTGAGCTGGCCCGTGCCTTTCGTAACCTCTACAGTGACGGGCGACTTCAGGCACTTGATGCTCTTGATGAAGTGTGTCGAACAGATGATGATATAAAGTCTAAACTTCTCTTCTCAGTCATGGTG TTGAGTTTTCGATCATGTACGGATACACTGGATCATGTCCATCATAATTTACATAACATCATGTGTGCTTCAAGAATGGGTGGTAACGCTAAGCATGATGCAGCTGTACGAGAAGTAGAAACTGCCTTCAGCAACTATCTAAAGAAAACAACTCAACAATATGacacttcaaaaaatgttgaG GATGTTTTCAACCAAATTTGTGACGCGCTGTATGACAAGCCACGCTTAACACAGTCCACTGCGCTTCGTTCCTATGTGAAAGAATGCATCAATCTGTCATGGTCGATAGCAGTCCAAAGGCCACCTCTTTTCCTGGAGTATGATGCCTCTACCTTTGACACTCAGAAGCACGACCGGTTCCACACTTCAGATCGTGCATCTGATCAAATTGTCTCTTATCTGTGGCCTTCACTCCTGGAGAAACAATCAGCCAAATGTGTTGCCAAGGGTATTGTAGTAACTGGTGTCTAG
- the LOC143466051 gene encoding uncharacterized protein LOC143466051 codes for MPESLPAQPIDVAQPSSPEDANSSFTIISPVELLPMPKAAHTRQKRKSKRGATAILTSSPYKKQLAATNRSQSAVSGNSSKTSSSKKRSMKKAKVSRSSMQQKDTVDESDNNVDAECFYYNEMYSKSSENDGWIQCSKCMRWAHEACSGCNVEDDNFICELCF; via the coding sequence ATGCCTGAATCGTTACCTGCACAGCCAATAGATGTAGCCCAACCGTCCTCTCCTGAAGATGCAAATTCCAGTTTCACAATTATAAGTCCTGTTGAACTGCTTCCTATGCCGAAAGCAGCTCACACTCGCCAAAAGAGGAAGTCTAAGagaggtgcaactgctattttaaccagttcaccatacaagaagcagttggctgcaacgaatcgtagccaatccgcggtatctggcaacagcagtaaaacaagttcatcgaaaaagcgttctatgaagaaagctaaggtttccaggtcatcaatgcagcagaaggacacagtcgatgaaagtgataacaacgtagatgcagaatgcttttactaCAACgaaatgtattccaaatcatccgagaatgatggttggatccagtgctccaaatgcatgcgatgggcgcatgaagcctgctctgggtgtaatgtagaggatgacaactttatttgtgaattatgtttttaa
- the LOC143465032 gene encoding uncharacterized protein LOC143465032, with translation MTAKKKKQAAAKPSKVNTHKGKIPRLTESEIKLQRINELQSLIKDYKKEQKQEFVRQQKITLPLKRINSLPVVYQHVPLVRTIFPESQSVNFGFERPLPDVPNGTIILDEYPDDILEDMKSQFAPSTPTRKLSFLDEGLDEIDMHLLNDVKTTDPDQFLKHRVGSQNMEEILKNLNPFKDKDYVQPYSTYKAFRRRLLLCLIVPLLIAATAVVVVGVTTQVTTPPAADPDPDPVSPPVDPNKGPVHYVPPAKSLLGTTFLLNGPMYCDPYLPGYRIPDVLPPSGSVAYDRIHVLFTVAIRKVMISMGFKLGNSYALSMVRGEDELKLHMVLFAAPFESVPLFEWLGMKFDVSLEICKKQIYIFLQHVLFPELAKWQKLVCRVKEDDLKGDYSAMLLMGQLFSTHYYTPATPNIPSSYKGIIGEKLKELSP, from the exons ATgactgcaaagaaaaaaaaacaagcagcTGCAAAACCTAGCAAAGTTAACACACATAAAGGAAAGATACCCAGACTAACTGAATCAGAAATCAAATTGCAAagaataaatgaattgcagtcTTTAATTAAAGACTATAAGAAAGAACAGAAACAAGAGTTTGTTcggcaacaaaaaataacattaccTCTAAAAC GCATAAACAGTCTTCCCGTGGTATACCAACATGTACCTCTTGTACGAACGATATTTCCTGAATCCCAAAGTGTCAATTTTGGCTTTGAGCGTCCTTTACCTGACGTTCCCAATGGAACAATAATTTTAGATGAATACCCAGATGATATTTTAGAGGACATGaaaa GCCAGTTCGCTCCGTCCACTCCCACACGCAAACTATCCTTTTTAGATGAGGGACTTGATGAAATTGACATGCATCTTTTGAATGATGTAAAAACAACTGATCCAGACCAATTTTTAAAGCATCGTGTTGGGTCACAAAATATggaagaaattttgaaaaatttaaatccGTTTAAAGACAAAGATTATGTGCAACCATATTCAACTTACAAAG CTTTCCGGCGAAGACTTTTACTTTGTTTGATTGTTCCACTACTAATAGCAGCAACTGCTGTGGTAGTGGTAG GAGTTACTACTCAAGTTACAACACCACCCGCAGCCGACCCTGATCCTGATCCTGTA TCTCCACCAGTAGACCCAAACAAAGGACCAGTTCATTACGTTCCGCCTGCAAAGTCGTTGTTGGGAACTACATTCCTACTAAATGGGCCCATGTATTGTGACCCCTATCTTCCTGGATACAGAATCCCTGACGTTTTACCACCTTCTGGCAGCGTGGCATATGATAGAATACACGTGCTTTTTACCGTTGCC ATCCGGAAAGTTATGATTAGTATGGGTTTTAAACTTGGCAACTCATACGCGCTGAGTATGGTAAGAGGTGAAGATGAACTGAAG TTACATATGGTCCTCTTTGCCGCCCCGTTTGAATCTGTTCCGTTGTTTGAATGGCTTGGCATGAAATTCGACGTCTCATtggaaatttgcaaaaagcaaatttatatttttctacagcATGTGCTATTTCCTGAGCTTGCGAAGTGGCAAAAATTAGTTTGTCGAGTAAAGGAGGATGACTTGAAAG GCGATTATTCCGCTATGTTATTAATGGGCCAGTTGTTCAGCACCCATTACTACACTCCTGCAACTCCTAACATTCCTAGCTCCTACAAAGGCATAATCGGGGAAAAGCTGAAGGAACTAAGCCCTTGA
- the LOC143466255 gene encoding clathrin light chain B-like isoform X2: MADLFGDDFEATEQPPPLPQQEEDPAAAFLAQQENEIAGLENDVLAFESNEQPAVNGFDVTGDAPPPAGDDFFNVQDMGAAEPPPMTNGDEFVGGEMEEHMDPSQAYAAIAAADARLEQLRSEPEKIRIWREENTKLLAEKDREAERKQQELLAQAQKELEDWDRNRQEQVEKTKESNRLANEAFLRERYA; this comes from the exons ATGGCTGATTTATTTGGAGATGATTTTGAAGCAACTGAACAGCCTCCTCCTCTGCCCCAACAAGAAGAGGATCCAGCTGCTGCGTTTCTAGCACAGCAAGAGAATGAAATAGCTG GTCTTGAAAATGATGTGCTTGCTTTTGAAAGCAATGAACAACCAGCAGTGAATGGATTTGATGTTACCGGAGATGCTCCCCCTCCAGCTGGTG ATGACTTCTTCAATGTGCAAGACATGGGTGCTGCTGAGCCACCACCTATGACAAACGGTGATGAGTTTGTCGGTGGGGAAATGGAAGAACATATGGATCCATCACAGGCGTATGCCGCAATTGCAGCAGCAGATGCTCGGTTAGAACAACTTCGATCAGAACCAGAGAAGATTCGAATCTGGAGAGAAGAAAACACTAAATTGTTGGCAGAGAAAG ACCGCGAGGCTGAGCGAAAGCAGCAAGAATTACTTGCTCAAGCACAAAAAGAGCTGGAAGACTGGGATCGCAACAGGCAAGAGCAAGTGGAAAAAACTAAGGAAAGCAATAG ACTAGCCAATGAAGCTTTTCTTCGTGAGAGGTATGCATAG